From Butyricimonas paravirosa, one genomic window encodes:
- a CDS encoding FecR family protein, which produces MKYSEKDIEFANQILTRRNELDNGLVEAWMSDPEHVEMLREFVAIREEYTNWNFEVVKGEERERLHQAISRKKKRQLVTRWSVAASVVLCVALSVLYLWNDSYWAFEQKFPQQVNLTQHKMANVELILADGKRVLLDGSGQQIQDHGVSGIKDDSLQGLTYVQAKALDKNVTEVLYNTLKVPTGGFYQLELSDGTRVWLNAESELRFPVQFGVGKREVYLRGEAYFDVRKDTSRRFVVHLRESNVTVLGTSFNVKAYGDEDYIYTTLVEGQVRFTSEKEHEEVTLRPGMQSVLNLKSGKTELKEVEVEQFTAWRQGRFVFPSTTLGDLMCQLKRWYDIDVVYLAPEAKGYEFRGAINRDMDLKNVLAIVEKTSNVIFDINGRTIKVTIKSK; this is translated from the coding sequence ATGAAGTATAGCGAGAAAGATATAGAGTTTGCTAATCAGATCCTTACACGTCGAAATGAATTGGATAACGGGCTAGTTGAGGCTTGGATGAGTGATCCGGAACACGTGGAGATGTTGAGGGAATTTGTTGCGATCCGGGAGGAATACACGAACTGGAATTTTGAGGTAGTAAAGGGAGAAGAGCGGGAACGTTTACATCAAGCCATTAGTCGAAAGAAAAAACGTCAACTGGTTACGCGCTGGTCCGTGGCGGCATCCGTCGTGTTGTGTGTTGCGTTAAGTGTATTGTATTTGTGGAATGATTCCTATTGGGCTTTTGAACAAAAATTTCCTCAACAGGTTAATTTAACCCAGCATAAAATGGCTAACGTGGAATTGATTTTGGCAGATGGTAAGCGTGTCCTGTTGGATGGTTCCGGGCAACAAATTCAAGATCATGGCGTATCCGGTATCAAAGATGATTCTTTGCAGGGATTGACTTACGTGCAAGCAAAGGCGTTGGATAAAAACGTGACGGAAGTTTTATACAACACGCTGAAAGTTCCGACGGGAGGTTTTTATCAATTAGAACTAAGTGATGGAACCCGGGTTTGGTTGAATGCCGAATCGGAACTACGGTTTCCTGTACAATTCGGTGTGGGAAAACGGGAGGTGTATTTAAGGGGAGAGGCATATTTTGACGTGCGGAAAGATACATCCCGACGTTTTGTTGTTCATCTGAGAGAGTCGAATGTTACCGTGCTGGGAACTTCGTTTAATGTTAAGGCATATGGGGATGAAGACTATATATATACCACGCTGGTGGAGGGGCAGGTGCGGTTTACCTCGGAGAAAGAACATGAAGAGGTGACTTTGCGGCCGGGTATGCAGAGTGTTTTGAACTTGAAATCGGGCAAAACAGAATTGAAAGAGGTGGAGGTCGAGCAATTCACGGCTTGGCGGCAGGGACGTTTTGTTTTTCCTTCCACTACTTTAGGGGATTTGATGTGTCAGTTGAAACGGTGGTATGATATTGATGTGGTTTATCTGGCTCCGGAGGCGAAAGGTTATGAATTCCGGGGAGCGATTAACCGGGATATGGATTTGAAAAACGTGTTAGCTATCGTGGAAAAAACGAGTAATGTTATTTTTGATATAAATGGACGAACAATAAAAGTGACAATAAAAAGTAAATAG
- a CDS encoding RNA polymerase sigma-70 factor has protein sequence MANELLDNKTFEDLFELHFTKLMGFVFNYVRDEEVAKDIVHDAFLTLWSNRKRLNPVYPVKSYLFTLAQNCALNYLRHLRVVTGNEQAVTELLEAANEELDDYEKRLVRLEEKLAQLPEKQREVLVKCVVEGKKYKEVAEELDITVNTVKTHITRALKFLRDELQEDLIMLLLCLKGM, from the coding sequence ATGGCGAATGAACTTTTAGACAATAAGACTTTTGAGGATTTGTTCGAATTGCATTTCACGAAACTGATGGGTTTCGTGTTTAATTACGTGCGGGATGAAGAGGTGGCAAAGGATATTGTTCATGATGCTTTCCTGACGTTGTGGAGTAACCGGAAACGTCTAAATCCGGTTTATCCGGTGAAATCTTATTTGTTCACGTTGGCCCAGAATTGTGCATTGAATTATTTAAGGCATTTGCGTGTGGTGACCGGTAACGAGCAAGCCGTGACTGAATTACTGGAGGCTGCAAATGAGGAATTGGACGATTATGAGAAACGATTGGTGCGTTTGGAGGAAAAATTGGCGCAATTACCGGAAAAACAGCGAGAGGTATTGGTAAAATGTGTGGTGGAAGGGAAGAAGTACAAGGAGGTGGCGGAAGAATTAGACATTACCGTGAACACTGTAAAAACGCATATTACCCGCGCCTTGAAATTCTTACGGGATGAATTGCAGGAGGATCTGATCATGCTTCTTTTGTGTCTAAAAGGAATGTAA
- a CDS encoding TlpA family protein disulfide reductase, producing MMCICWFMALVGCKSTTTEFGITLLNYPEEGNVYLEFDTIRYELTLDSTGKCVILLDQYGSGYGVVKCGYTQIPVYIYEGGVLKLSFDMKEPMESLHFDGSLAEENRYLNDSRVRVPKRADQLDEQAFIQWENRYLEERYRFLDSLHLDARFVRIEQQRLYALHELALCYYLMMHRYQVDNYKPSKEYLAYLFGVIREDSTLLNLQEYRDAMALLVKTLSTQNIDPSDLLLMTKAQLEWIDEHLKNDKVGEFFVYQLIMAYVGEKGIDHFSEIFPIYERWVKSERYRNVFADLYARWDKIAKGRKVPEIEFLDVEGQAVKLTNFKGKYIYIDVWGSTCPPCRKELPFLKMLEKDFVRKNIHFLSVSTDRNKQAWIKAIQEEELDGHLFVPQDLKKFMEVFQIKLIPRFILLDQELNIITADMTAPSDSETKKRLNQLEGI from the coding sequence ATGATGTGTATTTGTTGGTTTATGGCCCTGGTGGGCTGTAAATCGACGACCACGGAATTCGGAATAACACTTTTGAATTATCCGGAGGAAGGAAATGTGTACTTGGAATTTGACACGATTAGGTATGAACTAACCTTGGATTCAACGGGTAAATGTGTGATTTTGCTGGACCAATATGGAAGTGGATATGGTGTCGTGAAATGTGGTTACACACAAATACCGGTGTATATCTATGAAGGTGGAGTGTTAAAACTTTCTTTTGACATGAAAGAGCCCATGGAATCTTTGCATTTTGATGGCAGTTTAGCTGAAGAAAATCGTTATTTGAATGATTCTCGGGTTCGGGTTCCGAAACGTGCTGATCAGTTGGATGAGCAGGCTTTTATACAGTGGGAAAATCGTTATTTGGAAGAACGTTATCGTTTTTTGGATTCGTTACATTTGGATGCTCGTTTTGTGCGAATAGAACAGCAACGCCTCTATGCTCTCCATGAATTGGCATTGTGTTATTATTTGATGATGCACCGTTATCAGGTTGACAATTATAAACCTTCAAAAGAATATCTTGCTTATTTATTTGGTGTTATTCGGGAGGATTCTACTCTTCTGAATTTGCAGGAATATCGAGATGCCATGGCCTTGTTGGTGAAAACATTGAGTACTCAGAATATAGACCCATCTGATTTATTATTGATGACTAAAGCTCAGTTGGAATGGATTGATGAGCATCTGAAAAATGATAAAGTCGGTGAATTTTTTGTTTATCAATTGATCATGGCCTACGTGGGAGAGAAAGGAATCGATCATTTCTCGGAGATTTTCCCTATTTATGAACGTTGGGTAAAGTCCGAACGTTATCGGAATGTATTTGCTGATTTATATGCTCGTTGGGATAAAATAGCTAAGGGAAGGAAAGTTCCGGAAATAGAATTTCTGGACGTGGAAGGGCAGGCGGTAAAATTAACGAATTTCAAGGGGAAATATATTTATATTGATGTATGGGGATCAACTTGTCCTCCGTGTCGTAAAGAGTTACCTTTTTTGAAAATGTTGGAGAAAGATTTTGTCCGGAAAAATATTCATTTTTTGAGCGTCTCGACAGATCGAAACAAACAAGCTTGGATAAAAGCGATTCAAGAGGAGGAACTTGACGGACATTTGTTTGTACCTCAGGATTTGAAAAAGTTCATGGAAGTTTTTCAGATAAAACTGATCCCTCGGTTTATATTGTTGGATCAGGAATTGAATATTATTACAGCTGACATGACGGCTCCTTCAGATTCGGAAACAAAAAAACGTTTGAATCAATTAGAAGGGATTTGA
- a CDS encoding SusC/RagA family TonB-linked outer membrane protein, producing MKKKFSLCHSGTYRGFFNLFHGVRVMIFLMLVGLTHVSATASSQNAVINLKLKDVSLEEAVRSAEKQLKQDFFFNKQEIDVNKKVSVDLENASVADFVRLVFGQNFGYELVDNVIVVSRKPATQVNVKSVEISGKVVDKDNAPLPGVTVLVKGTSLGTATDINGTYKLSIPDQQSIVLEFSFVGMKTKTVTYTGQKEINVVLEEDVSEMEEVVVTGYQKIERRKLTSSITTVDMDRLRMVNQPSIDKLLQGQVPGMTIVSTSGAPGAVPQIRIRGTSTISGNVQPLWVVDGIILEDPVDANVDDLLNNRNLIASGIGGVNVDDIESINVLKDAAATAIYGTRAANGVIVITSKKGTAGKTRVTYNGSITIGMRPKLKDAYMMNSKERIDVNMEMLEKGLLKASSNSAGQYGTVSDFERYFIDVHDHKMSWEQFQDRVNQLETVNTDWFKYLFRNSITHRHSISISGGSETTTFYLSGSYMDEQATAKSVGMDTYTMAAKVFTKLRHNLRIGGMLDVNMRNNKSFFASDSRENPYEWAIYTTRAHNAYDENGNFNYMYYNDLKFNFLENREQAWRRSKSFGLKGTVDIEWKILPDLTFSSLFSFSKSNTTDVDVATEDSYFVRARQKDMYDNTTFEPVWHDGGYRQSKGTNNSSITFRNQISYMPVINEDHRFDVMVGQEIRTSRYEEETTQIYGYAHDRGHQQILQLDLMAKLGVPYWTEDLNETAAVSWFGVAGYTYKNRYTISFNARTDGSNRFGMKTNDLFQPLWSVGFNYQVKEENFLRDVKWLTYLTLKGSYGSQGNVADAYSDLVAKVGTIDAVKNENYLVISAPKNPNLKWEKNYSTNLALEFGLFNRRIAGTLEYYYKKGVDLLGSKQVSLVSGFSSVSVNWASMKNTGWELSLNTINLDMDGFRWTSNFNFGYNYNEILDAYSTPTYSSMTNAQRTDYASAAIVGKPINGLWSYKYAGLNEEGRAQFYDEKGEKVLKGMNNVEGLEYSGTTMPLVQGGFTNTFMYKNVTLSVLLVGNFGNVIRLRNMTDGQAFAYPEATQNMSKEWASRWRKPGDEAFTDVPRLEANEFDDAVFYPYPSNGTMYNNSDLRTVKGDFVRLQNISLSYDLNLKKLRDLGIQNIRFMLQGNNLHVWKDSRLKGQDPEATGAVMKYGSTSSANVSFGNTYLPLSRTYSFSLSVQF from the coding sequence ATGAAAAAAAAGTTTAGTTTGTGCCATTCCGGTACATACAGGGGATTTTTTAACCTATTCCATGGTGTGAGGGTTATGATATTCCTGATGCTGGTGGGGTTAACCCACGTGTCGGCAACGGCTTCCAGTCAGAATGCAGTTATTAATCTGAAATTAAAAGATGTCAGCTTGGAAGAGGCCGTCCGAAGCGCGGAAAAACAATTAAAACAGGATTTCTTTTTTAATAAACAGGAGATTGATGTGAATAAGAAAGTGTCCGTTGATCTGGAGAATGCCTCGGTAGCCGACTTCGTTCGATTGGTGTTCGGACAGAATTTCGGATACGAATTGGTCGATAACGTGATTGTTGTTTCTCGAAAACCGGCAACACAGGTGAACGTGAAATCCGTGGAGATTTCGGGTAAAGTGGTGGACAAGGACAACGCTCCGCTTCCGGGGGTAACCGTTCTGGTGAAAGGTACCAGTTTAGGTACGGCCACGGATATAAACGGAACCTATAAATTGTCTATCCCGGATCAACAGTCGATCGTGTTGGAATTCTCGTTTGTCGGTATGAAAACGAAAACGGTGACTTACACGGGACAGAAGGAGATCAACGTGGTGTTGGAAGAGGATGTGAGTGAAATGGAAGAGGTGGTAGTGACCGGTTACCAGAAAATCGAACGTCGTAAGTTGACGTCTTCAATTACCACGGTGGATATGGACCGTTTGCGTATGGTGAATCAGCCGAGTATTGATAAATTATTACAAGGGCAGGTACCGGGTATGACGATCGTGAGTACTTCAGGGGCTCCGGGAGCCGTTCCACAAATACGAATCCGGGGAACATCCACGATTAGTGGTAACGTTCAACCGTTATGGGTGGTTGATGGAATTATTCTTGAAGATCCGGTGGATGCTAATGTCGATGATCTTCTGAACAATAGAAATTTGATCGCATCCGGTATCGGAGGCGTGAATGTGGATGATATTGAATCGATCAACGTTTTGAAAGATGCCGCGGCAACTGCTATTTACGGGACGCGGGCTGCTAATGGTGTTATCGTGATCACCTCTAAAAAAGGTACGGCTGGTAAAACTAGGGTGACTTACAACGGGAGTATCACGATCGGTATGCGTCCGAAATTGAAAGATGCTTACATGATGAATTCCAAGGAACGTATTGACGTGAACATGGAGATGTTGGAAAAAGGGTTGTTAAAGGCCTCTTCCAATAGTGCCGGCCAATATGGTACTGTTTCCGATTTTGAACGTTATTTTATAGATGTACATGATCATAAGATGAGTTGGGAACAATTCCAGGATAGAGTGAATCAGTTGGAAACCGTGAATACGGATTGGTTTAAATATCTTTTCCGAAATTCGATAACCCATCGTCACAGTATTAGTATTTCCGGGGGATCGGAAACCACGACGTTTTATCTTTCCGGTAGTTATATGGATGAGCAGGCAACTGCTAAAAGCGTGGGAATGGATACCTATACAATGGCAGCAAAGGTGTTCACCAAGTTAAGACATAATTTGAGAATCGGGGGAATGTTGGACGTGAATATGCGTAATAACAAGAGTTTCTTTGCGTCCGATTCACGTGAAAATCCTTACGAATGGGCGATCTACACGACCCGGGCTCATAATGCTTATGATGAGAATGGTAATTTCAATTACATGTATTATAATGATTTGAAATTTAACTTCTTGGAAAATCGGGAGCAAGCTTGGAGACGATCCAAAAGTTTCGGGTTGAAGGGAACCGTGGATATCGAATGGAAGATATTGCCGGATTTGACGTTCAGCAGTTTATTCTCTTTCTCTAAATCGAACACGACTGATGTGGATGTTGCAACAGAGGATAGTTATTTTGTTCGTGCCCGTCAGAAAGATATGTATGATAATACCACTTTCGAACCGGTATGGCACGATGGCGGGTATCGTCAGAGTAAGGGAACGAATAATAGTTCTATCACTTTCCGTAACCAGATTTCATATATGCCCGTTATCAACGAAGATCACCGTTTCGATGTGATGGTCGGTCAGGAAATACGGACTTCTAGATATGAGGAAGAGACTACTCAAATTTACGGTTATGCTCATGATCGGGGACATCAACAAATTCTGCAATTGGATTTGATGGCAAAATTAGGTGTTCCTTACTGGACTGAGGACCTGAATGAAACGGCGGCTGTTTCTTGGTTCGGGGTAGCCGGTTACACGTATAAGAATCGCTACACGATCAGTTTCAATGCTCGTACAGATGGTTCTAATCGTTTCGGAATGAAAACAAATGACCTTTTCCAACCGCTTTGGTCTGTTGGGTTTAATTACCAGGTGAAGGAAGAAAACTTCTTGAGAGACGTGAAATGGTTGACTTATTTAACCTTGAAAGGTTCTTACGGTAGTCAGGGAAACGTGGCAGATGCTTATTCTGATTTAGTAGCGAAAGTGGGTACGATTGACGCTGTTAAAAACGAAAATTATTTGGTTATTTCTGCCCCGAAGAATCCGAATTTGAAATGGGAAAAGAACTATTCTACTAACTTAGCTTTGGAGTTCGGACTATTTAATCGTAGAATAGCCGGTACGTTGGAATATTACTACAAAAAAGGAGTTGATTTACTTGGAAGTAAACAAGTATCGTTGGTATCCGGGTTCTCGTCGGTTTCTGTAAACTGGGCATCTATGAAGAATACCGGTTGGGAGCTTTCTTTAAACACGATAAATCTTGATATGGATGGATTCCGTTGGACCTCTAATTTCAATTTTGGTTATAACTATAATGAAATACTGGACGCGTATTCAACCCCGACATATAGTTCTATGACTAATGCTCAGCGGACAGATTATGCATCTGCCGCTATCGTGGGTAAACCGATTAACGGATTGTGGTCATATAAATATGCCGGATTGAATGAAGAGGGACGTGCCCAGTTCTATGATGAGAAAGGGGAGAAAGTTCTGAAGGGGATGAATAATGTTGAAGGATTGGAGTATTCCGGTACGACTATGCCTTTGGTTCAAGGTGGTTTTACCAACACGTTTATGTATAAAAATGTGACGTTATCCGTGCTGTTAGTTGGAAACTTTGGAAACGTGATTCGTTTACGGAACATGACGGATGGACAGGCTTTTGCTTACCCGGAGGCAACACAAAATATGTCTAAGGAGTGGGCCTCTAGGTGGAGAAAACCAGGAGACGAGGCGTTCACGGATGTGCCGAGACTGGAGGCGAATGAGTTTGATGATGCCGTTTTCTATCCCTACCCGTCAAATGGAACGATGTATAATAACAGTGATTTAAGAACGGTGAAGGGCGATTTCGTGCGGTTGCAGAATATCTCCTTGAGTTATGACTTGAATTTGAAAAAACTACGAGATTTAGGTATTCAGAACATTCGCTTTATGTTACAAGGAAATAACTTGCATGTGTGGAAGGATT